The genomic stretch CTCTGAAAACCTCAAAACTTGGCTCCAGCATTGCGACCTAGTGAAATTCGCCAAGGCGGGCCTAAGCCAGGAAACCATGACCGACATGGTATTGAACCTACGCACCTTTATTGAATCAACCAAGATGGAGGCAAAAGAAAAATAATGGACAGCCTTCGTTTTGTGCATCCTGAACTGCTCTGGTTGCTGCTTTTCCTTCCGATTCTGGCTTTTTTGCGAGGGCGGCGCGGGCCAGCACCGTCCTTGGTGTTTTCCTCCATCTCAATGGCCAAAGCAATCTCCGGCGACCGCAAGGTCAGCCCCGGTAAATTTCTAGCTTGGTTGCGCTTGGTAGCCATCGGCCTGCTCATCATCGCCATGGCCCGGCCCCAATGGGGCAATACCAAGACTGAAGTGGAGGCATCAGGCATTGACATCCTGCTGGCTGTTGATGTTTCCGGCTCCATGCAGGCGATGGATTTTGAGCTCAAAGGCAGGAACGTGGATCGCCTGACCGTGGTCAAGGCGGTGGTGAAAAAATTCATTAAAGAACGCCCTAACGACCGCATCGGGTTGGTCGCCTTTGCAGGCCGCCCCTACATGGTCTGCCCTCTGACCTTGGATCATGACTGGCTCCAACTTCGCCTAGACTCTCTGCAAACAGGGATGATCGAAGACGGCACAGCCATCGGTTCCGCCATTGTGGCCGGGGTAAACCGGCTGCGGGATCAGGAGGCCAAATCCCGGATCGTGATCCTGCTCACCGACGGGGTGAATAATTCAGGGAAAGCCGCGCCGCTCACTGCTGCTGAGGCGGCGGAAACCATGAAGATCAAGGTCTACACCATCGGCGCAGGCCGACGCGGAGTGGCTCCTATGCCGATGGTCGACCAGTTCGGTCGCAAGCGGATGGTTAGGGCTCAGGTGGATATTGATGAAAAAACGCTGGGAAAGATCGCCGAGATGACCGGGGCGCAGTATTTTCGGGCGACGGATACCAAGTCGCTAGAAAATATCTACGAGGAAATTAACGCTATGGAAGCCACGACCAGAAAAATCAAGCATTTTGCTCGCTATCGGGAGCTGTTTTCCTGGCTGGTTTTTGCGGCCTTGGTGTTGCTGGGGGTGGAGTTGTTTGTTTCGCGGAGGCGGTTGCCGTAACCGGGTAATCAGGAAGAGAGCAACCGCCCCCGCCAAGCCTTCTGCCCCATAGGATAAGAAAATTCCAAACAATCACGGAAAACACCAACCCGCAAACCTCGCCCGAGGTGCAGCTCGCTGTTTGTTCTGCCGCTCTCCGCAGCCTTGATCACCAAGAGAATATGATCATACCCGGCTCGCCCTCCTATCCTCCAGAGCAGCCGCTCAACCACCGGCGCTGCAAAGCAGGATGCAGGGCGCAAAACGGAGCCCGGAGAAGTTTTTGGAGATATGGCAGTCTGAGCAGGCGTAGCAGTTCCGACAGCAGGTTGCTTTAGCCTGCTTTTGATGCGGTCAACGGAAAGAACACCTCGGCAGAAATCCAAGGGGAAATTCATGAATTGCCTCTGCACAGCATCCCCCCATCTAAAAAAGTTCTTCCGCGAAAAGCCAAGAAATCAAATACTCCGTTCTTCAGGTACGATATAGTCAATATTCTTTTTTTCTCCATGCCCTTCGTTTTGAGAAAAACGTTTCACCAGTAACTGGATCAGATAAAATCCGAATTGAGGATTTTGATAATAGAGCTGCTTGATCTGCGTATCGGTCATGGAAAGTAACTCAACCTCGCTTCCGCAACGCAGGGTAGCCAGTCGAATCGGTTCACTGGCAAAGACCCCCATCTCACCGAAGATTTCCCCAGGCTTGATAACAACGCCCAGTTCATCAAGGGTCAGAATTCCTGATTTGAGGATGTAAATCTTATCGGCTTTATCACCACGACGAAAAACAAGCTCATCTTTGTTGAATTTTTCTTTATGCATGTGAGGAATCATGAATTCAAAGGACATGTCATCCTTTGATGCTGATCGGACTTTTTTGATCAGTTTGAGCATCTGGATCAAACGGAAAAAATTCATCGGCAGCAGAACCACATGCAGGACAAACACAGGCCAGATCTCGGCATTGATTGTATAGACAATAAATGTCATGTTGCTTGCCATTCCTATAATTCTGAGGGGGATCATGTTCTTCATGTAGAATGTTGAGAACATTAAAAATGCGGCAAGAAATCCCAGGAGTTGGAGGCAATCCATAATGGTGACCAGGTCAGGTGTTAAGGCAGGGCGATGATGGCAGCGCCTTACCGTAAGGGGGCACAGCCATTTCATTGAGAAATGTTTCTACCTGTTTTCTTAGGAAAAGGG from Candidatus Electrothrix communis encodes the following:
- a CDS encoding VWA domain-containing protein produces the protein MDSLRFVHPELLWLLLFLPILAFLRGRRGPAPSLVFSSISMAKAISGDRKVSPGKFLAWLRLVAIGLLIIAMARPQWGNTKTEVEASGIDILLAVDVSGSMQAMDFELKGRNVDRLTVVKAVVKKFIKERPNDRIGLVAFAGRPYMVCPLTLDHDWLQLRLDSLQTGMIEDGTAIGSAIVAGVNRLRDQEAKSRIVILLTDGVNNSGKAAPLTAAEAAETMKIKVYTIGAGRRGVAPMPMVDQFGRKRMVRAQVDIDEKTLGKIAEMTGAQYFRATDTKSLENIYEEINAMEATTRKIKHFARYRELFSWLVFAALVLLGVELFVSRRRLP
- a CDS encoding cyclic nucleotide-binding domain-containing protein, translating into MKWLCPLTVRRCHHRPALTPDLVTIMDCLQLLGFLAAFLMFSTFYMKNMIPLRIIGMASNMTFIVYTINAEIWPVFVLHVVLLPMNFFRLIQMLKLIKKVRSASKDDMSFEFMIPHMHKEKFNKDELVFRRGDKADKIYILKSGILTLDELGVVIKPGEIFGEMGVFASEPIRLATLRCGSEVELLSMTDTQIKQLYYQNPQFGFYLIQLLVKRFSQNEGHGEKKNIDYIVPEERSI